The sequence GCGCCGATGACCGCGCCAAGCTCGGCCGCGACTCCGAGGTCGGCGTCATGCGCCTGGTCAACCAGGACGGCTACTACGTCATGGGCGTCACCGGCAGCTACAAGCCCGATCCGAACCCGGGCGTCCCGGGCACCCCCTCGCCCTTCCTGGATGCGCGCGCCAACAACGGCGACGCCATCGGCCCGATCACCAACGAGCCGGGCGCCTCGGGTGACGTGGGCATGGGCTTCAAGCCCTACAGCTACCCCTTCATCAAGGACTCCAACGGCACGTTCAGCGTCAACGAGGATTTGTTGAATCGCGTTGCCTTCGACACCACGGGCCTGCTGCGCAACAGCGGCACCCAGGACGTGCCCGACTCCAGCGTGGAGTTCGAGCAGTCGGGCAAGCTGACCCTCGGCGCCGCTACCGGCATCGGCGGCCAGGAAAAGTACAACAAGTACGTCTCGGTCATGACCTTCGCCACCCCCGACGGCCTCTACCGCACGGACGGCACCAACTTCACCTGGAACAACACGGCGGGCAGCGCCTTCGTGGGCGTGGCGGGCACCGACCGGGGCCCGGTCGGCTCGAGCAACTCGATCAACGCCATGGCCCTCGAGACCTCCAACTCGTCGGTCAACACCACCCTGCCCGAGCTCACCATCGCCCAGAAGAGCTTCACGGCCAACGTCAAGATCATCTCGGTCGGCAACAGCCTGATCGACGACGTCAACCAGCTCATCCGATAGCTGCTTTCCCCCTTCGACGATCCCCCCTCGGTCCCGAGGGGGGATTTTGCTTGACCGGATGCGACCGAGAGGCCGAAAAGCCGCATCTGGCGTATTGTTCGGGAAACTGCTACCCTATGCCTTATGAGCGAAGACTTGAATTCGCTAATCATGAACCAGGCCCCGCAAGGCGACGCCTACCTCTACCGGGCGCTGTACCACCTCGGCTCCCAGATGGCGGACGCCATGCGCGCCTTCGCCCAGAACGAAGCCGACGAGGACGACGAGGAGGATGGCGGCGGGACCGGCGTTGAGCTGCCCGCGGCCGACTGGGCCGTCGTCTCGGTCGAGACCTATCCTTTCGCCACCCTCCAGGAGAAGTACGGCGCCGACGCCGTCTGGGGGATCCTCCAGTTCGTGGATCAGCCGGGGGGCCTCTTCGCCCTGATCGACCACGCCTCGGCCAAGAGCCTGATCGGCCTACCGGCCAACCGCCGCTTCACCGACGAGCACCTGGACACCATCGACGAGGTGGTCCGCCGGCTCTCGCTGGTCTTTGGCGAGCAGTGGGCCGATATCCTGAGCGATACCGAGAACCAGCACGGCACCTTCCCCGAGATGCCCGACCTCTCCGAATTGCAAGAGATCTTCATGGGGCTGGTGACGAGCACCCCCATCGCGGCCATCACCTTCCGCACCACCGTCCCCTCCCAGCCGCTGGGGCGAGTCATGTTCGCCATCCCCCAGCCCTACCTGGTGCCCTACGCCGACAGCCTCAAGGTGGCCGCCGACTACACCCACGTCCAGACCGGCGGCGAGGACATGGACTCGCGCCTGCACCACCTGGGCGACGTCCCGACCCCGGTCGTCGCTTATCTGGGGGCCACCTCCATGACCGTCGCCGAGTTGCAGAGCCTCGAAGAGGAGGATGTGATCGTGCTCGACCAGACCGCCACCGATCCGCTGGTCGTCGAGCTGGGCGGCGGCGCCCGGATCCTCGCCAAGCCGGGCACCAGCCCGGACGGGCTGCGCAAGGCGGTCCAGATCGTCCGCCTGGGCGCGGACTGAGGACGCGCCCATGTCGGCCCGCGATCGCGCCCGCCTCCTGCGCCCCCAGGCGATCCCCCTGTGGTTGGGGCTCGCGCCGTTGGTCATGCTCTTCCTCTTCGCCGTCCAGGCCAAGCTGGGGCTGCCCATGCTGGTCGTGGGCGCTTTGGGCGCGCTCGGCTTCGGCGTCAGCGTGGGCTACCACTTCTTCTGCCGCGCGTCGATCCCCAAGGTGGTCATCAAGCCCATGGGCTTCTGGCGCGGGGCCATCGTCGCCCTCGCCCTCTTGCCCCTGACCCTCGTCAACCTCTACGGGGCGGGGTCGGGCCACTCCCTGATGCTCTCGCCCTACGGCGTGACGACCATCCAGCGCTGGATCTCGATCGCGGCCAAGATGCTGCTCGGCGAGCCACTCGGCCTCAACACCGCCCCCTTGCCGCCGCTGCCCGTGAGCCTCACCCAGGGGATCTTCCTGGACGGGGCGCTGTGGGGCGCGCTCGGCTACGGCATGGTCTTTGCGATCGCGGGCTTCGGCTTCGCCGCCCTGCGGCAGGAGGCCTTCGACCCGCGTCAGGACCCCTTCGGCGGCAGCGGCACCTGGCCCTTCCTGCGGATGATGATCGGCTACTACTACGGTCTGTCGCTGGGCTTCTGGTTCGGCGCGGGCGCCATCTGGCTCGCCAAGACGGTCTTCTCCAACCCGCAGAACCTGCCGCCGACCCTCCAGGCCGTCCTGACCGCCATCGGGGTGGGCACCAACCCCAACCTCGCCTTCACCAACGCGGTGGGCCTCGCAGGGCTCTTGCTCGTCTTCTCCACGCTCTTTCTCGGCAAGGCCGACTTCACGGCCGGCTTCTCGGACCCTCGGCCCGAGGAGAAAGAGCCCGACATGAAGATCAAGATCCCCGAGCTGCCCAAGACCCCCGAGCCCGAGTTCGACTTCGCCTCCATCGGCCACGAGACCGACCAGATCGCCCAGCAGTTCCAGAGCCAGCTCCAGGACCTGGCGCGCCAGCTGGGCTTCCAGGACCCGGTCGAGACGGCGGCCTCCTTGGTCGCCGCCCCCGCCGAGCAGGTCGAGGACGCTCCCACCGAGCAGGAGCCCCCGGTCACCAACATCATCTCGGCCCGGCGTCCGGACTTCGACGTCAGCTTCGACAGCGCCATGGGGCAGCTCTCCAACGTCTACGTGCAGGTCAGCGCCCAGCTGGGCAGCACCGAGCTGCCCCTGACCGACTGGCTCACCATGGCCGAGGGCTCCATCCTGGAGCTGCCGCGGCCCAAGGACAACACCATCACCGTCTGCATCAACGGCAAGCCCGTCGGCAAGGGCCGCGCCGTCATGCTCGAGGACCACAAGGCCATCAAGGTCCTCAAGCTGAGCAGCGACGCGACCCAGCATCTCGGGAGGTAACGCCCTTTGCTCTCCC is a genomic window of bacterium containing:
- a CDS encoding FliM/FliN family flagellar motor switch protein — encoded protein: MNSLIMNQAPQGDAYLYRALYHLGSQMADAMRAFAQNEADEDDEEDGGGTGVELPAADWAVVSVETYPFATLQEKYGADAVWGILQFVDQPGGLFALIDHASAKSLIGLPANRRFTDEHLDTIDEVVRRLSLVFGEQWADILSDTENQHGTFPEMPDLSELQEIFMGLVTSTPIAAITFRTTVPSQPLGRVMFAIPQPYLVPYADSLKVAADYTHVQTGGEDMDSRLHHLGDVPTPVVAYLGATSMTVAELQSLEEEDVIVLDQTATDPLVVELGGGARILAKPGTSPDGLRKAVQIVRLGAD
- a CDS encoding flagellar hook basal-body protein, translated to MSDVRITATNSISAIDTWLKALAGNLTGSTVTGFRQTRVQFEDVLTQHLSAGAPGTTGGGAGDFGGINPVQFSVGGTAIKSTRTDFSQGSLNGTQRPTDLALSGDGFFVLSKTKNPTSMKDLIFTRNGSFTFNLESDPSILSADDRAKLGRDSEVGVMRLVNQDGYYVMGVTGSYKPDPNPGVPGTPSPFLDARANNGDAIGPITNEPGASGDVGMGFKPYSYPFIKDSNGTFSVNEDLLNRVAFDTTGLLRNSGTQDVPDSSVEFEQSGKLTLGAATGIGGQEKYNKYVSVMTFATPDGLYRTDGTNFTWNNTAGSAFVGVAGTDRGPVGSSNSINAMALETSNSSVNTTLPELTIAQKSFTANVKIISVGNSLIDDVNQLIR
- a CDS encoding FliM/FliN family flagellar motor switch protein, with amino-acid sequence MSARDRARLLRPQAIPLWLGLAPLVMLFLFAVQAKLGLPMLVVGALGALGFGVSVGYHFFCRASIPKVVIKPMGFWRGAIVALALLPLTLVNLYGAGSGHSLMLSPYGVTTIQRWISIAAKMLLGEPLGLNTAPLPPLPVSLTQGIFLDGALWGALGYGMVFAIAGFGFAALRQEAFDPRQDPFGGSGTWPFLRMMIGYYYGLSLGFWFGAGAIWLAKTVFSNPQNLPPTLQAVLTAIGVGTNPNLAFTNAVGLAGLLLVFSTLFLGKADFTAGFSDPRPEEKEPDMKIKIPELPKTPEPEFDFASIGHETDQIAQQFQSQLQDLARQLGFQDPVETAASLVAAPAEQVEDAPTEQEPPVTNIISARRPDFDVSFDSAMGQLSNVYVQVSAQLGSTELPLTDWLTMAEGSILELPRPKDNTITVCINGKPVGKGRAVMLEDHKAIKVLKLSSDATQHLGR